The genomic region GAAAAACAAATATCTGAACCTTTTGAAACAAATTTAGGATTTCACTTAGTGAAAATAGAAGAAAAAAAAGGTGATGAAATAGATATAAGGCATATTTTAATTAAACCTAAATATACAAAGGAAGAATTAACCAAAACAAAAAAATTTGTAGATTTAATCAAAAATCGTTTAATAAATCATGAAATTTTTTTCGAAACTATCCAAGATGAAAATCCAATAAATAATAATCAAATAGTAGTAAATTCTTATATATGGAAAAAAAAATGTATAGAAGAAAAAGATCTATCAAAAAAAATGAAAAAATCTTTAATTCATTTAAAAAATGGAGAAATATCTGATACGTATAAAGAAATTTTAAATGGAAAAGAAGTTTTTTTTATTGTTAAATTATTGGAAAAAATACCTTCTCATCCAATCTCTTTGGAAAAAGATTATACGGAATTAAAAAATTTGATAAAGATTCTTAAACAAGAAGAAAAAATTAAAAATTGGGTAAAAATTCAATTAAAAAAACTTACTTAAAAAGGGTTTGTCCATAACATAAATTATATTATTATGTTTCTTTTTATTATAATATAATTATTATGCATAATATACATTTAATTGAATTGAATTAGATCGGGGCCTTTTTCTATATAAAAACTCCATTATTTAAGAACTAATTTATTCCTATTTTTTTTCCATTTTTTCTACTTTTGTGATCACTATTATATGAGATTTTAAATTTAAAAGTTCAATATTTTTAATTTTATATCCATCAATTAAAATTTTTCCTTTTTTAATCTCGTATAATCTGGAAATTAAATGTATAATGGTATAGTTACCAGAACTAGTGGCCCCCCTAATTAACATTTTTTCCAGGAAATATTTTAAAAAAAATTTTTTTATTCGTATATTACCTAATAATTATTTTTTTTATGGAAAAGTTGTATAATAAACATTATTACTATTTTTTATTGTAAAAAAATATTTTAACGTGAAGTTTGTACACGGTTTTCATAAAAAGTTTTTTTTAATGTTTTTTGAAAAAAATGAGTAATAAAATATATAAATGGAATAGTAAAAAAAATAATAATAGATAATTTTTTATGCACTATATACATCATAATTACGATCATTATTATTTTTAAATATCTCCAGATATATGTATACCATCGTTAAATATTATACAATAATAATTTCTATATCCGAAACATAATAGGATATCTATTTACCAATTGGAGTTTTGTAAAAATAAAGAAGTTTTAAAAGATAATAACTTTTAAAATAAAATAATTTTAATTTTTTAAACAATTTTTTGATCAATAATATTGGATAAATATAATAAAAGAAAATGAAATAAACTTTCTAAAAGAAAAAGTAAAATAATCCATATTAAAATATTTTTAAGACCAAAAAAGTATTTATAAACTATATAAAAATCTATAGTTTTCTATATCAATTTAGGGCGATAAGCAGATATAAAAGATATTAATATAGAAAATATTAATTATTGTTATTAAAATCAGTTTATAATTTAAACTTATTCTTAAAAAGTTATTTTAAGGAATATTTTTTTTATAAAAAAATATCCTCTGGATAAATAATTTTATAAAGAAATAAACCATAGGGTGGTGGAATCGTTTTACTACAATAATCCTTATTTTTTAATTCTATAATTTCTATAAATCTATTTATACTAATTTTCTCTCTTCCTACATCAACTAATGTACCAATTATAGACCTTACCATATTTCTTAAAAATCGATTGGCTTCAATAGTAAAACAAAAATAAGTGTTTTTTATTAACCAATTTGCATCGTATATTTCACATATATTATTTTTTTTTTCATTTCTTTTTTTAGAAAAAGAACTAAAATCTTTATATTTCATTAAAATTTTAGTAGCCTCATTCATACGTTTAATATTTAATGGATAAAAACAATACCAAGAAAAATCTTGAAAAAAAGGATTTTTTTTATATGTTAAATAATATTTATAGGTTCTACTTATTGCATTAAATCTAGCATGAATATTTTTTTTTACTGGAAAAATATTGAATACATGAATAGATTTAGGCAAAAAAATATTTAATTTTTTAATAAAATTATTGCTTATTTTTTTTTCAATATCAAAATGCGCAAACATTTGTTTTGCATGGACACCTTTATCTGTTCTTCCAGCTCCTACTATATTTATAGGAGTTTTTAATAATATGGATAAACAAGATTCTAATTTTTCTTCTACAGAGTTAACTTTATTTTGAATTTGCCATCCATAGTAATCCTTTCCATTATAAGCTAATTCAATAAAAAATCTCATTTTATTTTTGAAAAATATAAAAAAATATTTTATTTTTTAAAGTTATTCAAACATTCTATAATAATAGAACATCTTTTTTTAATTTCTTTTTTCGTAATAGTCAATGGAGGAGAAATACGAAAAAATTTACTATGGAATAAAAAACGAAAAATAATTAATCCTTGTTTTATACAAGATTGTAATACTTCATCCACATGATTCTTGATTTTTAATTCAAAAGATAAAAGGAGTCCTTTTCCATGAATATTTTTTATTTGATCATGAACTAAATATTTTCTAATCCATTTTTTTTTGATAGAAACTTTTTCAATAATCTTAAAATGAATAAGTTGATTGAATGTAGTTAAAGAAACGGAAGCAGCTACTGAATTTCCTCCAAAAGTTGTTAAATGACCCATTGGAACATCATCAGAAAAATATTTCATAATTTTATCTGAGGACATAATAAAACCACTAATCGGAATACCTTCCCCCATTCCTTTTCCCATTATCAAAATATTAGGTACAATTCCATAATGTTCAAAAGCAAAAAACTTTCCTGTTTTTTTAAATCCTGTTTGAATTTCATCCAGTATCATTAAAGAATTTCTTTTTTTACATTGTTTTTTTACTTTTTTTAGAAAAAAATTATTAGGTAATACCACTCCAGAATAACTTTGGATTGTTTCCAAAATTACACAAGAGGTTTTATCTGTAATAGAGTAAATAAATTCATCTATTTGGTTAAATGTTATAAATTTTACCAATGGTAGAAGAGAGCGAAAAGGTCTTTTATTTTTTTCATATTCCATAATACTCATGGATCCCATGGGACTTCCATGATAAGATAATTTGCAATAAACAATCTCTTCCCTACCTGTATAATATTTTGCTAATTTTAATGCTCCTTCTACAGCTACAGTTCCAAAACTAACTAAATAAGTTTTATTTAATGGAGATCGAGTAATCTCTGCTAGTTTTTTACAAAGTTTTACACAAGGGTCCTGTATAAATTGACCATAACCCATAGTATGTAAATATTTTTCTACTTGATTTTTTATAGATTTTTTTATTTTTTATTTTTTATTTTCATGTCCTAACGTATTTACAGAAAGTCCAGAAACAAAATCTAAATATTTTTTTCCATCTTTATCATAAATATAATTTCCATCTGCATAATCTACTGAAATTTTCATTAGGATTAGATATTATTTGAGTTTGATATCGAATAAAATCCTTCTCTAATTTATTCATACATATTATTTTTTTTTTTATTTAATTTTTCAATTTCTTTTTTTTCTTCTAAACTTTCTTTTCTATATTTTTTAATTTTTTCATAGATTAAGTATTTTTTATTCTTAGATTTTTCTTTTTCTTTCCAAGAAAATTGAGGAAGAAATAAATTTTTTTCAAATATACTGTTAGATAGAAGGAATAATTTTGAGTTAGATTTTTCTAAAAAAAATTTTTTTATTTTTTTTCCTTTTTCTAAATTTGCATATATAATTCCACAAGATGATTTATTGATTATTTTTTTATTATTATACAATGAAGAATTATTATAATGAAAAATAATGCTTTTAGCATTACCTTTAATCAAAATTTGTTCTAAAACATTTTTTTTATCAAAAAAACCTATCATAATTTCTCCTTTTATCTGATTAAATTCTTTTGAATTTATTTTTTTTATATAAAAAGCATTTTTCATTATTTTCAAATAATCTAAATAAAAATCATTTTTAAAATGAATAAAAATGGAATCTCCAGTGATTTGTTGATTTTTTATCCAAAAAATGGGATTACCATTAAATTGTATTGATTTATTTGACGGTTCATATATTAAGGAGTAACTTTTTATTTGAAGTTCTTCATTTAAAAAAAAACCTATAACAGGAAAAAATTGAATTGATAATATAGATTCATTCTTTAAATTTATTTTTATTTTATCCGAATAAATAAAAAAAGTATCCTCTTTAGGTTTTATTTTTATAAATACGATATTTTTTTTAAAAAAAATTAATCCAGAGTATAAATCAAAATTTCCATTATCTCCTATAAAAAAATATCCTTTTTTTTTATCTTCAAAAAAAATATTTTTAATAAAGCCACTTTTTTTCTTATAATCGAAAAACCAATATTTTCCTTTTATAATTTTATCATTATAATGAAGACTACAATATTCTTTTGGATAAAAAAATATTTTTTTTTTATAAAAAAAATCACCTGATTTAGCATAGAAAAAATTTTCTATTTTATTATTATTTATTATTATGGTAGGGCTATAAAATTTTATTTTATCTATTGAAAATAGATATTCTATTGAATTGGAATATACCGTATAATTTTTACTAATTAATTTGACTTCATATTTTAATTTTGCCTTTTTTTTTAAAGGAAAGTAACTTCCTTCTTTACTATATATATTATAATCTTTATAAAAAATAGTGCTTCCTTTCTTATAAAAAATCTTATTAAAATTAAGATCGTATTCTAAAATATTGGTATATAATTTTAATTCATCTAATAATAAAACTACGTTTTGGATTGCCTGAAAAAATTTTTTTTTAAAATTATAATTAATAATATTTGCTGTTAATTTTATATTTTTTTGAACTAAAATTACTTTACCGGAAGCTTTTAGGTTATTCATATTTTCGGAATATTCTATTTTTTTAGAAAAAATTTTATTTTTTTCTGATTTTAATTGAA from Blattabacterium sp. (Cryptocercus punctulatus) str. Cpu harbors:
- a CDS encoding OstA-like protein, which encodes MSSKYYSLLIILLFFLNIENSFNKNLQKSIKLIHADFIQKEDNDDTVFLIGHVHIKHKEYQLFCDKAIYKKNNKFYGYGNVQLKSEKNKIFSKKIEYSENMNNLKASGKVILVQKNIKLTANIINYNFKKKFFQAIQNVVLLLDELKLYTNILEYDLNFNKIFYKKGSTIFYKDYNIYSKEGSYFPLKKKAKLKYEVKLISKNYTVYSNSIEYLFSIDKIKFYSPTIIINNNKIENFFYAKSGDFFYKKKIFFYPKEYCSLHYNDKIIKGKYWFFDYKKKSGFIKNIFFEDKKKGYFFIGDNGNFDLYSGLIFFKKNIVFIKIKPKEDTFFIYSDKIKINLKNESILSIQFFPVIGFFLNEELQIKSYSLIYEPSNKSIQFNGNPIFWIKNQQITGDSIFIHFKNDFYLDYLKIMKNAFYIKKINSKEFNQIKGEIMIGFFDKKNVLEQILIKGNAKSIIFHYNNSSLYNNKKIINKSSCGIIYANLEKGKKIKKFFLEKSNSKLFLLSNSIFEKNLFLPQFSWKEKEKSKNKKYLIYEKIKKYRKESLEEKKEIEKLNKKKNNMYE
- a CDS encoding ABC transporter ATP-binding protein; the encoded protein is MLIRGATSSGNYTIIHLISRLYEIKKGKILIDGYKIKNIELLNLKSHIIVITKVEKMEKK
- the truA gene encoding tRNA pseudouridine(38-40) synthase TruA, which produces MRFFIELAYNGKDYYGWQIQNKVNSVEEKLESCLSILLKTPINIVGAGRTDKGVHAKQMFAHFDIEKKISNNFIKKLNIFLPKSIHVFNIFPVKKNIHARFNAISRTYKYYLTYKKNPFFQDFSWYCFYPLNIKRMNEATKILMKYKDFSSFSKKRNEKKNNICEIYDANWLIKNTYFCFTIEANRFLRNMVRSIIGTLVDVGREKISINRFIEIIELKNKDYCSKTIPPPYGLFLYKIIYPEDIFL